AGCACCCGCAGCAATTGGGCCCGTTCGGGGATCTCCAGTTCCAGCAGCTTTTCGATGGCCCCGGTGATGACCTGCTCGTTGGCGATGGCCGCCAGGTAGTCGTTCCGATCGGAGAAGGGAATGACCATGGGGTAGGTCCAGCCTTCTACGATCTTCTCCCAGTTCCGATGCAGGTAGCCGATGTCCGGCTGGGCATCGATGATGGTTTCCCCTTCGACTGTGAGCAAAACCCTTAAGACACCGTGGGTGCTGGGATGCTGCGGGCCGAAGTTGATGGTCATCCGCTCGCGCCGATCCAGTTCTTCGGCCTCAAAGCGCCGCCGGATGGCTTGTTCCATTGTTTCGGTGTCTTGGGGCTGCAGTACGACCCCACGGGCCATGTCTTTATCCGCCATGGCTTCTTGCCGGTCGGCCATACGGGTCGCCCCCGTTCCCATGTAATCCTTCGTTGATCGCCGGCTGCCCCTCCCCGGGATGACCGTCTCCCGGGGGCAGCCCTCCGGTTTTCATACCAGCGGCCGCCGGAAATCGGCGGCACGCCATCCGCAGAAGCTTTGCCACGCCCCTGGAACCGCTACCGGGGTCGTACCAGCCGCTGCCGCTTAGGCCGCTTATCCACGAAATCCTTGCGCAACGGATAGCCGCCTTGCCAGTTGGGCGGCAGCAAAAGGGTCTTCAAATTGGGATGGCCCGTGAAACGGATGCCGAACATGTCGAATATTTCCCGCTCTTGAAAATCCGCTGCGGGCCATACTTCAAACACCGACGGCAGCACCGGGTTGTCCCGGTCCACATCCACGTGGACGGCCAGGCGGAACAGGCCTTCCGCGGGCACCTCCCCCTGGCCCGGCAAGGGCACCTGGGTCAAGTGATAGACGCTGGACAGCCGGTCCTTCCAGTCCACCCCGGAAATGGAGCGGAGATAGTTCAGGCCTTCTTGATCCCGGAGGTGGACAGCCACGTCCGACCACTTGTCGGCCGGCACCGTGATGGCCAGTTCCCCGTCGGGATTTTCCCGGCCTTGA
The sequence above is a segment of the Sphingobacteriaceae bacterium genome. Coding sequences within it:
- a CDS encoding NADH-quinone oxidoreductase subunit C: MTQDEERRAPDAEAGDGQAPEEKPAQEAEQKSARPERPERPARPDRPERPARPERAAKAAGADGEKPARRVPPKGKDKEEEKPKELSPRHKEFIARLQQAFAGVDFQGRENPDGELAITVPADKWSDVAVHLRDQEGLNYLRSISGVDWKDRLSSVYHLTQVPLPGQGEVPAEGLFRLAVHVDVDRDNPVLPSVFEVWPAADFQEREIFDMFGIRFTGHPNLKTLLLPPNWQGGYPLRKDFVDKRPKRQRLVRPR